Proteins from a genomic interval of Cyclopterus lumpus isolate fCycLum1 chromosome 18, fCycLum1.pri, whole genome shotgun sequence:
- the ajuba gene encoding LIM domain-containing protein ajuba isoform X1 — MDRPISKLLGKLKLTDSGSVKFNSSKKKHDSASNSNNSNANTGISGGGGGGSGLPLAPSSAASPSKPGPFSLPSATTSDACVPASGRGGGGGGGGGGGGGGGGGMGMPPSQLVTPPPSSSSVGAIPQDGEQPLHPSTLAPLRRRSPQQRASCYLGEGVDFHLRRESGLGPECDPQGAFGSKASLNQRRYSLELQQLVRRQQLLSQPPPLSVPPPYPASTGYGSAPRGGLAEPGYLSEHERHKRLSLQEALFYKRLSTGSELWEITRPASLSHPPHRTSDVTGGGVGGFFYPPGPTLSPCSSFSLQESVLVSPRSSFASSTASGGGGSPMGSRCSSNRTSGISLGYDSRYSASGGLPPQQQCPSMQTGGSVSGYGASGRAGVTPVEAWTQYLEGGMRPGAQDSRHSYPPAVGSPGAACYQAGPEWWVEQQAGVRGKDGVVMGDRTRYSDLPGTRYQEELTRLLLRDAALAGGGLLEGLILKDQSLAITALSKPSTITLGACLAGGPVKPQEDPAVGAGREGVENRQEFFGTCVKCGKGVYGADNACQAQDSLYHTRCFTCVSCGRTLRNKDFYNVSGSVYCKEDYMFSGFQAAAEKCSVCGHLILEQILQALGNSYHPGCFRCVVCSKALDGVPFTVDHHSNVYCVADYNKTFAPKCAACLQPILPTEGSEEILRVVSMNKDYHFECYHCEECGKQLSDKPGSQCFPLDSHLLCHSCHMSRACPTHNIPPHNTH; from the exons ATGGACAGGCCGATAAGCAAGTTACTGGGGAAGTTAAAGCTAACGGACTCGGGCAGTGTGAAATTCAACAgttcaaagaaaaaacatgactCCGCCAGCAACTCCAATAACAGCAACGCCAACACTGGCATCTCCGGAGGCGGCGGTGGGGGCAGCGGTCTGCCACTGGCTCCCAGCTCTGCAGCCTCACCCTCAAAGCCCGGCCCGTTCTCGCTTCCCTCTGCAACCACAAGCGATGCATGTGTTCCAGcgagtgggagaggaggaggaggaggaggaggaggaggaggaggaggaggaggaggaggggggatgggaATGCCTCCATCTCAGCTCGTCACCCCACCGCCGTCTTCCTCCTCGGTGGGTGCCATACCCCAAGATGGCGAGCAACCACTTCACCCTTCCACCTTGGCACCGCTGAGGCGTCGCTCCCCCCAGCAGCGAGCTTCCTGTTACCTCGGCGAAGGCGTGGATTTCCACCTGAGGCGCGAGTCCGGCCTGGGCCCAGAGTGTGACCCCCAGGGAGCGTTTGGCTCCAAGGCGTCCCTCAATCAGCGGCGCTACTCCTTGGAGCTCCAGCAGCTGGTCAGGCGACAGCAGCTCCTCTCTCAGCCGCCGCCGCTCTCTGTTCCCCCCCCGTACCCTGCCTCCACGGGCTATGGGTCAGCTCCTAGAGGTGGCCTGGCAGAGCCAGGCTACCTCTCTGAGCACGAGAGGCACAAACgcctctctctgcaggaggcGCTGTTCTACAAACGCCTGAGCACGGGCAGTGAACTGTGGGAGATCACCAGGCCCGCGTCCCTCTCTCATCCACCGCATCGCACATCGGATGTGACTGGAGGAGGCGTAGGAGGCTTCTTTTATCCCCCGGGACCTACCCTGAGCCCATGCTCGTCATTCAGCCTCCAGGAGTCGGTGCTGGTCAGCCCCAGGTCCAGCTTCGCCTCCAGCACGGCCAGCGGCGGCGGAGGGAGCCCCATGGGGAGCCGCTGCAGCAGCAACCGGACCAGTGGCATCAGCCTGGGCTATGACTCTCGCTACTCGGCCTCTGGAGGCCTCCCCCCACAGCAGCAGTGCCCCTCCATGCAGACGGGGGGCTCTGTGTCTGGTTATGGAGCTTCAGGCAGGGCTGGGGTGACCCCTGTGGAGGCCTGGACTCAGTACTTGGAGGGAGGGATGCGTCCGGGGGCACAAGATAGCCGACACTCTTACCCACCTGCTGTTGGAAGTCCGGGGGCGGCGTGCTACCAGGCTGGCCCAGAGTGGTGGGTGGAGCAGCAGGCGGGAGTGAGAGGCAAAGACGGGGTCGTGATGGGAGACAGGACCAGGTATTCGGACCTGCCGGGCACCCGCTACCAGGAAGAGCTCACCCGACTTCTACTGAGAGATGCTGCGCTGGCAGGTGGGGGGCTCCTGGAGGGCCTGATTCTGAAAGATCAGTCTCTGGCCATCACGGCTCTCTCCAAGCCGAGCACAATAACACTGGGGGCTTGCTTAGCTGGAGGGCCGGTCAAACCTCAGGAGGATCCAGCAGTCGGAGCTGGGAGGGAGGGCGTGGAGAACCGGCAGGAGTTCTTTG GAACCTGTGTAAAGTGTGGGAAAGGCGTGTACGGGGCGGATAACGCCTGCCAGGCTCAGGACAGCCTCTATCACACGCGCTGCTTCACCTGCGTGTCCTGTG gaCGCACGCTGAGAAACAAGGACTTCTACAATGTCAGCGGCTCTGTGTACTGTAAAGAGGATTACATG TTTTCAGGATTCCAGGCTGCCGCTGAgaagtgtagtgtgtgtggccACCTTATCCTCGAAcag ATCCTGCAGGCTCTGGGGAACTCGTACCATCCCGGCTGTTTCCGCTGCGTGGTCTGCTCCAAGGCTCTGGATGGGGTGCCGTTCACCGTGGACCACCACAGCAACGTCTACTGCGTGGCGGACTACAACAA GACTTTCGCCCCGAAGTGCGCCGCCTGTTTACAGCCCATCTTACCGACCGAG GGCAGCGAAGAGATCCTCAGGGTCGTGTCTATGAACAAGGACTATCACTTTGAGTGCTACCACTGCGAG GAGTGTGGTAAGCAGCTCTCCGATAAGCCCGGCTCGCAGTGCTTCCCTCTGGACTCTCATCTCCTCTGCCACTCCTGTCACATGAGCAGAGCGTGCCCCACACACAACATTCCccctcacaacacacactga
- the ajuba gene encoding LIM domain-containing protein ajuba isoform X2: protein MGMPPSQLVTPPPSSSSVGAIPQDGEQPLHPSTLAPLRRRSPQQRASCYLGEGVDFHLRRESGLGPECDPQGAFGSKASLNQRRYSLELQQLVRRQQLLSQPPPLSVPPPYPASTGYGSAPRGGLAEPGYLSEHERHKRLSLQEALFYKRLSTGSELWEITRPASLSHPPHRTSDVTGGGVGGFFYPPGPTLSPCSSFSLQESVLVSPRSSFASSTASGGGGSPMGSRCSSNRTSGISLGYDSRYSASGGLPPQQQCPSMQTGGSVSGYGASGRAGVTPVEAWTQYLEGGMRPGAQDSRHSYPPAVGSPGAACYQAGPEWWVEQQAGVRGKDGVVMGDRTRYSDLPGTRYQEELTRLLLRDAALAGGGLLEGLILKDQSLAITALSKPSTITLGACLAGGPVKPQEDPAVGAGREGVENRQEFFGTCVKCGKGVYGADNACQAQDSLYHTRCFTCVSCGRTLRNKDFYNVSGSVYCKEDYMFSGFQAAAEKCSVCGHLILEQILQALGNSYHPGCFRCVVCSKALDGVPFTVDHHSNVYCVADYNKTFAPKCAACLQPILPTEVNSLGSEEILRVVSMNKDYHFECYHCEECGKQLSDKPGSQCFPLDSHLLCHSCHMSRACPTHNIPPHNTH from the exons atgggaATGCCTCCATCTCAGCTCGTCACCCCACCGCCGTCTTCCTCCTCGGTGGGTGCCATACCCCAAGATGGCGAGCAACCACTTCACCCTTCCACCTTGGCACCGCTGAGGCGTCGCTCCCCCCAGCAGCGAGCTTCCTGTTACCTCGGCGAAGGCGTGGATTTCCACCTGAGGCGCGAGTCCGGCCTGGGCCCAGAGTGTGACCCCCAGGGAGCGTTTGGCTCCAAGGCGTCCCTCAATCAGCGGCGCTACTCCTTGGAGCTCCAGCAGCTGGTCAGGCGACAGCAGCTCCTCTCTCAGCCGCCGCCGCTCTCTGTTCCCCCCCCGTACCCTGCCTCCACGGGCTATGGGTCAGCTCCTAGAGGTGGCCTGGCAGAGCCAGGCTACCTCTCTGAGCACGAGAGGCACAAACgcctctctctgcaggaggcGCTGTTCTACAAACGCCTGAGCACGGGCAGTGAACTGTGGGAGATCACCAGGCCCGCGTCCCTCTCTCATCCACCGCATCGCACATCGGATGTGACTGGAGGAGGCGTAGGAGGCTTCTTTTATCCCCCGGGACCTACCCTGAGCCCATGCTCGTCATTCAGCCTCCAGGAGTCGGTGCTGGTCAGCCCCAGGTCCAGCTTCGCCTCCAGCACGGCCAGCGGCGGCGGAGGGAGCCCCATGGGGAGCCGCTGCAGCAGCAACCGGACCAGTGGCATCAGCCTGGGCTATGACTCTCGCTACTCGGCCTCTGGAGGCCTCCCCCCACAGCAGCAGTGCCCCTCCATGCAGACGGGGGGCTCTGTGTCTGGTTATGGAGCTTCAGGCAGGGCTGGGGTGACCCCTGTGGAGGCCTGGACTCAGTACTTGGAGGGAGGGATGCGTCCGGGGGCACAAGATAGCCGACACTCTTACCCACCTGCTGTTGGAAGTCCGGGGGCGGCGTGCTACCAGGCTGGCCCAGAGTGGTGGGTGGAGCAGCAGGCGGGAGTGAGAGGCAAAGACGGGGTCGTGATGGGAGACAGGACCAGGTATTCGGACCTGCCGGGCACCCGCTACCAGGAAGAGCTCACCCGACTTCTACTGAGAGATGCTGCGCTGGCAGGTGGGGGGCTCCTGGAGGGCCTGATTCTGAAAGATCAGTCTCTGGCCATCACGGCTCTCTCCAAGCCGAGCACAATAACACTGGGGGCTTGCTTAGCTGGAGGGCCGGTCAAACCTCAGGAGGATCCAGCAGTCGGAGCTGGGAGGGAGGGCGTGGAGAACCGGCAGGAGTTCTTTG GAACCTGTGTAAAGTGTGGGAAAGGCGTGTACGGGGCGGATAACGCCTGCCAGGCTCAGGACAGCCTCTATCACACGCGCTGCTTCACCTGCGTGTCCTGTG gaCGCACGCTGAGAAACAAGGACTTCTACAATGTCAGCGGCTCTGTGTACTGTAAAGAGGATTACATG TTTTCAGGATTCCAGGCTGCCGCTGAgaagtgtagtgtgtgtggccACCTTATCCTCGAAcag ATCCTGCAGGCTCTGGGGAACTCGTACCATCCCGGCTGTTTCCGCTGCGTGGTCTGCTCCAAGGCTCTGGATGGGGTGCCGTTCACCGTGGACCACCACAGCAACGTCTACTGCGTGGCGGACTACAACAA GACTTTCGCCCCGAAGTGCGCCGCCTGTTTACAGCCCATCTTACCGACCGAGGTGAAtagtctg GGCAGCGAAGAGATCCTCAGGGTCGTGTCTATGAACAAGGACTATCACTTTGAGTGCTACCACTGCGAG GAGTGTGGTAAGCAGCTCTCCGATAAGCCCGGCTCGCAGTGCTTCCCTCTGGACTCTCATCTCCTCTGCCACTCCTGTCACATGAGCAGAGCGTGCCCCACACACAACATTCCccctcacaacacacactga